One stretch of Oncorhynchus tshawytscha isolate Ot180627B linkage group LG19, Otsh_v2.0, whole genome shotgun sequence DNA includes these proteins:
- the etfa gene encoding electron transfer flavoprotein subunit alpha, mitochondrial has protein sequence MLRAVNKTHFKQLSGLLQRFQSTLVVAEHNNDKLTPITLNAITAAKKLGGDVSCLVAGTDCTKVAQEISKVLGVKTVLIAQNDAYKGSLPEALTPLILATQKQFNFTHICAGASAFGKNLLPRLAAKLDVAPISDIIEIKSPDTFVRTIYAGNALSTVKSNDNIKVFTVRGTSFEPAEVEGGSATSEEVAASAPAGMSEWLEASLTKSDRPELTSAKVVVSGGRGLKSGDNFKLLYDLADKMNAAVGASRAAVDAGYVPNDMQVGQTGKIVAPELYIAVGISGAIQHLAGMKDSKTIVAINKDPEAPIFQVADYGLVADLFKAVPEMTAALSK, from the exons TCTGGTCTCCTCCAGAGGTTTCAAAGCACCTTGGTGGTGGCAGAACACAACAATGACAAGCTGACCCCCATTACGCTGAATGCTATCACTGCAGCCAAGAAACTGGGAGGAGATGTGTCCTGTTTGGTTGCTGGAACAGACTGTACAAAG GTTGCACAGGAAATCAGCAAAGTCCTGGGTGTGAAGACAGTTTTGATTGCTCAAAATGATGCTTACAAAGGCTCTCTGCCAG AAGCGTTGACTCCACTTATCCTGGCAACCCAGAAGCAGTTCAACTTCACCCATATTTGTGCTGGAGCATCTGCCTTTGGGAAA AACCTGCTGCCCAGACTGGCTGCCAAGTTGGATGTTGCTCCTATTTCAGACATTATCGAGATCAAATCCCCTGACACCTTTGTCAGAACCATCTATGCTG GAAATGCTCTCAGCACTGTCAAGTCTAATGACAATATCAAGGTTTTCACTGTCAGAGGGACATCCTTTGAGCCCGCTGAGGTGGAGGGAGGCAGTGCTACATCAGAGGAAG TTGCTGCGTCCGCTCCTGCTGGGATGTCCGAGTGGCTGGAAGCGTCCTTGACCAAGAGTGACCGTCCAGAGCTGACCAGTGCAAAGGTTGTGGTGTCCGGAG GAAGGGGCCTGAAGAGTGGAGACAACTTCAAGCTGCTGTATGACCTTGCTGACAAAATGAATGCCGCAG TTGGTGCTTCCAGAGCTGCTGTGGATGCTGGATATGTCCCCAATGACATGCAGGTTGGACAGACTGGCAAGATCGTGGCCCCC GAGTTGTACATCGCTGTTGGCATCTCTGGAGCTATTCAGCATCTGGCTGGAATGAAGGACAGCAAG ACTATTGTGGCCATCAACAAGGACCCAGAGGCTCCCATCTTCCAGGTGGCTGACTATGGTCTGGTGGCTGATCTGTTCAAG GCTGTCCCTGAGATGACTGCAGCATTGAGCAAGTGA